In Luteitalea sp. TBR-22, one genomic interval encodes:
- a CDS encoding spermidine synthase: protein MSAALLGTAIAIGACLLFQIQFLLAKLVLPWFGGAAAVWSTCLVAFQVLLLAGYGYAHALARRPRHVQVRVHVGLILTTLALLAWRAIRWPSPVTPGDTWAPGPGGSPEWQIGLLLLTAIGLPFLVLASTSPLVQHWFAERYPGRSPYRLYALSNLGSLFGLISYPLLVEPALDVHAQGRAWTWLFALCAAALLACALGMRGVAVPRPSVDAPTGEDDAPGRDAQILWVALAAVPAALLQATTTRITQDIAAVPFLWMVPLAVYLVTFIVAFERPRWYHRTLLTLLVSLGAAAALVEWSTRVMLAVTVAELAAVGWCFHGELALRAPAPAWLTRFYLLVAAGGALGSGLVALGAPVAFDGIYEYPLALAAAAFLLALVHGLASGSATSAPGRRIGVAASLLLSILGGVLAGKTFVDWKTFTSDAVFTSRSFYGALRVRETAFDNGDRYRILQHGTTMHGHQYLASDKAMRPTTYYTPTSGVGLALGALSTLSRPARVGVIGLGTGTLAAYGRSGDAFVYFEIDPDVVALSMGDRPWFTYLRDTPASVEIVDGDARLSLAASAPRRFDVFAVDAFSGDAVPVHLLTQEAFAIYARHLAGPRSVLAVHVSNRYLDLEGIVEAGGATAGLASVIVQDDLVDNDTSRSTWVLLARDPGALTTFGDVRQAPRGRPWTDTSSHLLGILRR, encoded by the coding sequence GTGAGCGCCGCGCTGCTGGGAACTGCCATCGCGATCGGCGCCTGCCTGCTGTTCCAGATCCAGTTCCTGCTGGCCAAGCTGGTGCTGCCGTGGTTCGGTGGCGCAGCGGCCGTCTGGTCCACCTGCCTGGTCGCGTTCCAGGTGCTGCTGCTGGCCGGCTACGGGTACGCGCACGCGCTGGCGCGCCGGCCACGTCACGTGCAGGTGCGCGTCCACGTCGGGCTGATCCTCACCACCCTGGCGTTGCTGGCCTGGCGGGCCATCAGGTGGCCGTCGCCGGTCACGCCCGGCGACACCTGGGCGCCCGGGCCGGGCGGATCGCCCGAGTGGCAGATCGGCCTGTTGCTGCTCACGGCGATCGGCTTGCCGTTCCTCGTGCTCGCCAGCACCAGTCCGCTCGTCCAGCACTGGTTCGCCGAGCGCTACCCGGGTCGATCCCCGTACCGCCTGTACGCCCTGTCGAATCTCGGGTCGCTGTTCGGACTGATCTCCTATCCGCTGCTGGTCGAACCCGCGCTCGACGTCCACGCCCAGGGTCGAGCATGGACGTGGCTCTTCGCGCTGTGCGCAGCGGCCCTGCTGGCGTGTGCGTTGGGGATGCGCGGCGTCGCGGTGCCGCGGCCATCGGTCGATGCGCCCACGGGCGAGGACGACGCACCCGGGCGCGACGCCCAGATCCTCTGGGTGGCGCTGGCCGCGGTTCCCGCCGCGCTGCTGCAGGCCACCACGACGCGAATCACGCAGGACATCGCCGCCGTGCCCTTCCTGTGGATGGTGCCGCTGGCCGTCTACCTGGTGACCTTCATCGTCGCCTTCGAGCGGCCGCGGTGGTACCACCGCACGCTGTTGACGCTGCTGGTGTCGCTTGGCGCGGCCGCGGCGCTCGTCGAGTGGTCGACGCGCGTCATGCTCGCGGTGACGGTGGCCGAACTGGCCGCCGTCGGGTGGTGCTTCCATGGCGAGCTGGCACTGCGGGCGCCGGCGCCAGCGTGGCTCACGCGCTTCTACCTGCTGGTCGCCGCGGGCGGTGCGCTGGGCAGCGGCCTGGTGGCGCTGGGCGCGCCGGTGGCCTTCGACGGCATCTACGAGTACCCGCTCGCCCTGGCCGCCGCCGCCTTCCTGCTGGCGCTGGTGCACGGCCTCGCGTCCGGAAGCGCCACATCCGCGCCCGGACGTCGCATCGGCGTCGCGGCGAGCCTCCTCCTGTCGATTCTCGGCGGGGTGCTGGCCGGCAAGACGTTCGTGGACTGGAAGACGTTCACCAGCGACGCGGTCTTCACGTCGCGCAGCTTCTACGGCGCGCTGCGAGTGCGCGAGACCGCCTTCGACAACGGCGATCGCTACCGCATCCTGCAGCACGGCACGACCATGCACGGACACCAGTACCTGGCATCGGACAAGGCCATGCGCCCGACGACCTACTACACGCCGACCAGCGGCGTCGGGCTGGCACTCGGCGCGCTCTCGACCCTGTCGCGGCCGGCGCGCGTCGGCGTGATCGGGCTGGGCACCGGCACGCTCGCCGCCTACGGGCGGTCCGGTGACGCATTCGTGTACTTCGAGATCGACCCGGACGTCGTCGCGTTGAGCATGGGGGACCGGCCGTGGTTCACGTACCTGCGCGACACGCCGGCCAGCGTCGAGATCGTGGACGGCGACGCGCGGCTCTCGCTGGCCGCCTCGGCTCCCCGCCGCTTCGACGTGTTCGCGGTCGATGCGTTCAGCGGCGACGCGGTGCCGGTGCACCTGCTCACGCAAGAGGCGTTCGCCATCTATGCCCGCCACCTGGCCGGCCCGCGGAGCGTGTTGGCGGTCCACGTGTCGAACCGGTACCTCGACCTCGAAGGCATTGTCGAGGCAGGGGGAGCCACGGCCGGGCTCGCCTCGGTGATCGTTCAGGACGACCTGGTCGACAACGACACCTCTCGCAGCACCTGGGTCCTGCTGGCCCGCGACCCCGGCGCGCTCACGACGTTCGGGGACGTCCGGCAGGCCCCGCGCGGCCGCCCCTGGACCGACACCTCCAGCCACCTGCTGGGGATCCTGCGCCGCTGA
- the deoC gene encoding deoxyribose-phosphate aldolase: MQASGAPTGSVAGLIDHTLLKPDATRAEIETLCAEARQYSFATVCVNPTWVPSCARLLRGSAVGVCTVVGFPLGATTADVKQYETRRVIFDGATEVDMVINIGALKSGDVRTVQLDIEAVVDVCRAAGIVSKVIIETALLTDEEKVTACTLSKAAGATFVKTSTGFAKHGATPADVALMRRVVGAEMGVKAAGGVRDLSGAQEMVKAGATRIGASAGVRIVQEAKGGAVASGPGGGY; encoded by the coding sequence CTGCAGGCCTCGGGGGCGCCGACCGGGTCGGTGGCCGGCCTCATCGACCACACCCTGCTCAAGCCCGACGCGACGCGCGCCGAGATCGAGACGCTGTGCGCCGAGGCGCGCCAGTACTCGTTCGCCACCGTGTGCGTCAACCCGACGTGGGTCCCCTCGTGCGCGCGCCTGCTGCGCGGCAGCGCCGTGGGCGTGTGTACGGTGGTCGGCTTTCCCCTCGGGGCGACGACGGCCGACGTGAAGCAGTACGAGACGCGGCGGGTGATCTTCGACGGCGCCACCGAGGTGGACATGGTGATCAACATCGGCGCGCTCAAGTCGGGCGACGTACGCACCGTGCAGCTCGACATCGAGGCCGTGGTCGACGTGTGTCGCGCCGCCGGCATCGTCAGCAAGGTGATCATCGAGACGGCGTTGCTGACCGACGAGGAGAAGGTGACGGCCTGCACCCTGTCCAAGGCGGCAGGCGCGACGTTCGTGAAGACGTCGACGGGCTTTGCCAAGCACGGCGCCACGCCTGCCGACGTGGCCCTGATGCGTCGCGTGGTCGGCGCCGAGATGGGCGTGAAGGCGGCGGGTGGTGTGCGCGACCTGAGCGGCGCGCAGGAGATGGTCAAGGCCGGCGCCACCCGGATCGGGGCGAGCGCCGGCGTCAGGATCGTGCAGGAAGCCAAGGGCGGCGCCGTCGCGTCCGGCCCTGGTGGTGGCTACTGA
- a CDS encoding amidohydrolase has product MSLRRLTPSVARALRLLVITALAVAGPGASSARPTGQGRQAASIVITGGTVVTVDDQRRILAPGAIAIAGTDIVGVGTPEEIAARFVASETIDATGQVVMPGLVNTHTHAAMVLFRGLGNDLNLQDWLTKYIFPAEGKTVAADFVRAGTRLAALEMILGGTTTFVDMYYFEEEVAKVAREAGLRGVLGQTVIQFPVGDAKTPEEALARTRAFATAFRGDPLVTPAVAPHSMYTLSAETLQAADRLARELRIPLLIHLEETKTERDDSLKAHGLTPTAYLSKLGVLGPHVLGAHGVWLGPDDIATAARAGMGISHNPESNMKLASGTAPVAAYVAAGVPLGLGTDGAASNNDLDMFEAMRQAAFLQKVVRNDPTAAPASLVLEMATRRGAAAIGMADRIGQLTPGRRADVIIVDTRAPHLQPMFDPVAQVVYAAKGSDVRTTIVNGRVLMHDRVVRTLPSGEVLAEAAKMAERVKAALPR; this is encoded by the coding sequence ATGAGTCTCCGTCGCCTCACGCCATCCGTGGCGCGCGCCCTGCGCCTCCTCGTCATCACCGCGCTGGCCGTCGCCGGCCCCGGCGCCTCCTCGGCGCGGCCGACGGGGCAGGGCCGCCAGGCGGCCTCGATCGTCATCACCGGCGGTACGGTCGTCACCGTCGACGACCAACGACGCATTCTCGCGCCCGGCGCCATCGCCATCGCCGGCACCGACATCGTCGGCGTGGGCACGCCCGAGGAGATTGCCGCTCGCTTCGTCGCCAGCGAGACGATCGATGCGACCGGGCAGGTCGTGATGCCGGGCCTCGTGAACACCCACACGCATGCCGCGATGGTGCTGTTCCGCGGGCTCGGCAACGATCTCAACCTGCAGGACTGGCTGACGAAGTACATCTTTCCGGCAGAGGGCAAGACCGTGGCCGCCGACTTCGTGCGGGCGGGCACCCGGCTGGCGGCGCTGGAGATGATCCTCGGCGGGACGACGACCTTCGTCGACATGTACTACTTCGAGGAAGAAGTGGCCAAGGTCGCGCGCGAGGCGGGCCTGCGGGGCGTGCTCGGGCAGACCGTCATCCAGTTTCCCGTCGGCGACGCGAAGACACCCGAGGAGGCGCTGGCGCGCACGCGTGCCTTTGCCACGGCCTTCCGTGGCGACCCGCTGGTCACGCCGGCGGTGGCCCCGCACTCGATGTACACGCTCAGCGCCGAGACGTTGCAGGCGGCCGACCGCCTGGCGCGCGAACTGCGCATCCCGCTGCTGATCCACCTCGAGGAGACGAAGACCGAGCGCGACGACTCGCTGAAGGCGCACGGCCTGACGCCGACCGCCTATCTGTCGAAGCTGGGGGTGCTCGGCCCGCACGTCCTCGGCGCGCACGGCGTGTGGCTCGGCCCCGACGACATCGCGACGGCGGCGAGGGCCGGCATGGGCATCTCGCACAACCCGGAGAGCAACATGAAGCTGGCCAGCGGCACGGCGCCGGTAGCCGCCTACGTGGCCGCGGGCGTGCCGCTCGGCCTCGGTACCGACGGCGCGGCGAGCAACAACGATCTGGACATGTTCGAGGCGATGCGCCAGGCGGCCTTCCTGCAGAAGGTGGTCCGCAACGATCCCACTGCAGCCCCGGCGTCCCTCGTGCTGGAGATGGCGACGCGACGGGGCGCGGCCGCGATCGGGATGGCCGATCGCATCGGCCAGTTGACGCCGGGACGACGCGCCGACGTGATCATCGTCGACACGCGCGCGCCGCACCTGCAGCCGATGTTCGATCCCGTCGCGCAGGTCGTCTACGCCGCGAAGGGCAGCGACGTGCGGACGACGATCGTCAACGGCCGCGTCCTGATGCACGACCGGGTGGTCAGGACGCTGCCGTCAGGCGAGGTGCTCGCGGAGGCAGCGAAGATGGCCGAGCGCGTGAAGGCGGCGCTGCCGAGGTAA
- a CDS encoding RpiB/LacA/LacB family sugar-phosphate isomerase, with protein sequence MARFAMITEADARMLPEGSTVELLPRGHITPLAADTLRDRRITVIRADQAVEGDGADLVPVAPVRRIVVGSDHTGVALKAFLVSALRGRGLAVAAVGPEGAAPAPADYPDIAEQVGLAVVRKEADAGIVIDGAGLGSTMAANKVAGVRAALCLNETLARYARQHNGANVLALGASLLSTTDALTIVDTFLATPMTEPRYIRRLLKLQRLDKTRG encoded by the coding sequence ATGGCACGTTTCGCGATGATCACGGAGGCCGACGCCCGCATGCTGCCCGAGGGCAGCACGGTGGAGCTGTTGCCCAGGGGGCACATCACCCCGCTGGCCGCCGACACCCTCCGCGATCGGCGCATCACCGTCATCCGTGCCGATCAGGCGGTGGAGGGGGATGGCGCCGACCTCGTACCGGTCGCCCCGGTGCGGCGAATCGTCGTCGGCAGCGACCACACGGGCGTGGCGCTCAAGGCCTTCCTCGTGTCGGCCCTGCGCGGACGCGGACTGGCCGTGGCGGCGGTGGGGCCGGAAGGGGCGGCGCCCGCGCCCGCCGACTACCCGGACATCGCCGAGCAGGTGGGGCTGGCCGTGGTGCGCAAGGAAGCCGACGCCGGCATCGTCATCGACGGCGCGGGACTGGGCTCCACCATGGCGGCCAACAAGGTCGCGGGGGTGCGTGCGGCGCTCTGCCTGAACGAGACGTTGGCGCGCTATGCACGGCAGCACAACGGCGCCAACGTCCTGGCCCTCGGGGCTTCGCTGCTGTCGACCACCGACGCCCTGACCATCGTCGACACGTTCCTGGCCACGCCGATGACCGAGCCGCGCTACATCCGGAGATTGCTGAAGCTGCAGCGCCTCGACAAGACACGCGGGTAG
- a CDS encoding ATP-binding protein, with the protein MRRPVAGPARYALAAALTLALGTAQVALTPLIGPRFPFLLFYGAVILSSLAGGLSAGLLSLAISLLFVSYALLEPVRRWAIDDPATLVALGIFATIGVLTAVGAERLQRARREAEDARMALEAEVRERTAARDALAASEARFRAAQDASLQPFTVLEAVRDQAGAIVDFRWLYANAAAERALHASLTELTGRRLLDVVPGNRDTLFPLYCSVVTTRQPHDTTLHYRADGIDGWYRNIAVPLGDGVAVAFLDITAEKQLEAELASRDAYKDHFLAVLAHELRQPLQAITVAARALRDPAADRGHVARIVDRQVAQLSRLISDLNDLTRIKQGRLQFETGPCDLCDVITGAVDGHREWLAEHGVRLEVKVPEAPLEVSADAARLQQALANLLHNAARATPPGGTVSIAATRDGDDAVVRVVDTGTGIDLELLPQIFSLFLQDDRAGAARLGVGLALVHSIVLRHGGAVHVHSDGPGTGAAFEIRLPMATQLASR; encoded by the coding sequence TTGCGACGCCCCGTTGCAGGACCGGCGCGGTACGCCCTTGCCGCGGCGCTGACGCTCGCCCTGGGCACGGCCCAGGTGGCCCTGACGCCGCTGATCGGCCCTCGCTTCCCGTTCCTGCTGTTCTACGGCGCGGTCATCCTCTCGAGCCTGGCCGGCGGCCTCAGCGCCGGGCTGTTGTCGTTGGCCATCTCCTTGCTGTTCGTCAGCTATGCGCTGCTGGAGCCCGTGCGGCGCTGGGCGATCGACGACCCGGCGACGCTGGTGGCCCTGGGGATCTTCGCAACGATCGGCGTGTTGACGGCGGTGGGCGCGGAGCGACTCCAGCGAGCCCGGCGCGAGGCAGAAGACGCCCGCATGGCGCTGGAAGCGGAGGTGCGGGAGCGCACGGCTGCCCGCGATGCGCTCGCGGCGAGCGAGGCACGCTTCAGGGCCGCGCAGGACGCCTCGCTGCAGCCGTTCACCGTGCTCGAAGCCGTCCGCGACCAGGCCGGGGCCATCGTCGACTTCCGCTGGCTGTACGCCAATGCCGCCGCCGAACGCGCCCTGCACGCCTCGCTCACCGAGCTCACCGGCCGGCGGCTGCTGGACGTCGTGCCTGGAAACCGCGACACGCTGTTCCCGCTGTACTGCAGCGTGGTGACGACGCGCCAGCCGCATGACACGACGCTCCACTACCGGGCCGATGGCATCGACGGCTGGTACCGCAACATCGCCGTGCCGCTTGGCGATGGCGTCGCCGTCGCCTTCCTCGACATCACCGCCGAGAAGCAACTCGAGGCAGAACTGGCCTCCCGCGACGCCTACAAGGACCACTTCCTCGCCGTCCTCGCGCATGAACTGCGGCAACCGCTGCAGGCCATCACCGTGGCGGCGCGGGCGCTGCGCGACCCGGCGGCGGACCGCGGGCACGTCGCGCGCATCGTCGACCGCCAGGTGGCGCAGTTGTCGCGCCTCATCAGCGACCTGAACGACCTGACGCGCATCAAGCAGGGCCGACTCCAGTTCGAGACCGGCCCGTGCGATCTCTGCGACGTCATCACCGGCGCGGTCGACGGCCACAGGGAATGGCTCGCCGAGCACGGCGTCCGCCTGGAGGTGAAGGTGCCCGAAGCGCCGCTCGAGGTCTCGGCCGATGCCGCGCGACTGCAGCAGGCCCTGGCCAACCTCCTGCACAATGCCGCGCGCGCCACGCCCCCCGGCGGGACCGTGTCGATCGCGGCGACGCGGGACGGCGACGACGCCGTGGTGCGCGTGGTGGACACGGGCACCGGCATCGACCTCGAGTTGTTGCCGCAGATCTTCTCGTTGTTCCTGCAGGACGACCGGGCCGGGGCGGCGCGGCTGGGCGTTGGACTCGCCCTGGTCCACTCCATCGTCCTGCGGCACGGTGGCGCCGTGCACGTGCACAGCGACGGACCCGGCACTGGCGCCGCCTTCGAGATCCGTCTCCCGATGGCGACCCAGCTGGCGTCGCGCTAG
- the hpt gene encoding hypoxanthine phosphoribosyltransferase, which yields MALDPESLPDHPTPLLTQEAITARVADLAAQIRADYASTRDLHMVCVLKGAFVFFSDLVRALDRRVTLDFIVVSSYQKATRSSGEVRLVKDLDTGIEGRDVIIVEDIVDTGLTLTYLQEILRARGPRSLKTACLLSKPSRRKVEVPVDYVGFTIEDRFVIGYGLDYAEIYRNLPYIGVLDEG from the coding sequence ATGGCCCTCGATCCCGAGTCCCTCCCCGACCACCCCACCCCGCTGCTGACGCAGGAGGCGATTACCGCCCGGGTGGCCGACCTCGCCGCACAGATCCGCGCTGATTATGCCAGCACCCGCGACCTGCACATGGTCTGCGTGCTGAAAGGCGCCTTCGTCTTCTTCTCGGACCTGGTCCGGGCGCTCGATCGGCGGGTGACCCTGGACTTCATCGTCGTCTCGAGCTACCAGAAGGCGACGCGGTCGTCGGGCGAGGTCCGCCTGGTCAAGGACCTCGACACCGGCATCGAAGGCCGCGACGTCATCATCGTCGAGGACATCGTCGACACCGGGCTCACGCTGACGTACCTGCAGGAGATCCTGCGGGCCCGCGGGCCGAGATCGCTGAAGACAGCCTGCCTGTTGAGCAAGCCCTCACGGCGCAAGGTGGAGGTCCCCGTGGACTACGTGGGTTTCACCATCGAGGACCGCTTCGTGATCGGCTACGGCCTCGACTACGCCGAGATCTACCGGAACCTGCCCTACATCGGCGTGCTCGACGAGGGATAG
- the hemQ gene encoding hydrogen peroxide-dependent heme synthase — MLTVPETLEGWCLLHQMFRVSWPTLVQATNDERAELADGLRGFLEQSVAGDGATIAVAMLGHKADLMLVHARRTFDALVQAQLDVSRLPIAEAFESTTSYVSIVELGMYEMTAKIHEQLTERGLAHGTDEYRAAQKEAMQAQQGRVSSRLFTAFPSRRYVCFYPMDKRRGEIKNWYSTPFDKRAAMMREHGHIGRLYAGEVTQIISGSIGFDDWEWGVDLFADDPVVFKKLIYEMRFDEASADYGEFGPFYTGVQFSPSQVAEWVEGRTPTLTI; from the coding sequence GTGCTGACCGTACCTGAAACCCTCGAAGGCTGGTGCCTGCTGCACCAGATGTTCCGTGTCTCCTGGCCGACGCTCGTGCAGGCCACCAACGACGAGCGCGCCGAACTGGCCGACGGCTTGCGTGGCTTCCTCGAGCAGAGCGTCGCCGGCGACGGCGCCACCATCGCCGTGGCGATGCTGGGCCACAAGGCCGACCTGATGCTGGTCCACGCGCGCCGCACGTTCGACGCGCTGGTGCAGGCACAACTGGACGTGAGCCGGTTGCCCATCGCCGAGGCGTTCGAGTCGACGACCTCCTATGTGTCGATCGTCGAGCTGGGCATGTACGAGATGACGGCCAAGATCCACGAGCAGCTCACCGAGCGTGGACTCGCGCACGGCACCGACGAGTACCGCGCCGCGCAGAAGGAGGCCATGCAGGCGCAGCAGGGACGCGTCAGCAGCCGCCTGTTCACGGCGTTCCCGTCTCGCCGCTACGTGTGCTTCTACCCGATGGACAAGCGGCGCGGCGAGATCAAGAACTGGTACAGCACGCCGTTCGACAAGCGCGCCGCCATGATGCGCGAGCACGGCCACATCGGCCGCCTCTACGCTGGCGAGGTCACGCAGATCATCTCGGGCTCGATCGGCTTCGACGACTGGGAGTGGGGCGTCGACCTGTTCGCCGACGACCCGGTGGTCTTCAAGAAGCTGATCTACGAGATGCGCTTCGACGAGGCGAGTGCCGACTACGGCGAGTTCGGCCCGTTCTACACCGGCGTCCAGTTCTCGCCCTCGCAGGTCGCCGAGTGGGTGGAAGGCCGCACGCCGACCCTCACAATTTGA